The following coding sequences lie in one Panicum virgatum strain AP13 chromosome 6N, P.virgatum_v5, whole genome shotgun sequence genomic window:
- the LOC120679129 gene encoding glucan endo-1,3-beta-glucosidase 6-like, with the protein MAAAAAAVRAAAVTVLSVAVLCGAGLRRSQAIGVNWGTQLSHPLPASTVVRLLQDNGFDKVKLFDAEHAILGALKGSGIQVMVGIPNDMLADLAAGGKAAEDWVAKNVSGHVRDGVDIRYVAVGNEPFLETFNGTYLNTTFPAMQNIQAALVKAGLADKVKVTVPLNADVYQSPTGKPSDGDFRADIHGLMLAIVQFLASTGAPFVANVYPFISLYADPNFPLDYAFFQGSSSPVVDGGVTYQNTFDANHDTLVAALRRNGFGNVSVVVGEVGWPTDGDANANLDYARRFNQGFLAHIAGGQGTPLRPGPVDAYLFSLIDEDRKSIQPGNFERHWGIFNYDGTPKYALSLAGGNGSATLKPARGVRYLEKRWCVLKPSADLADQKVGDSVSYACGLADCAALGYKTSCAGLDAKGNVSYAFNSYYQTMDQDDRACDFRGLAAATSVDPSVGTCRFIVEIDVGAAAAISSARGVASVLAALVLMSSMLL; encoded by the exons atggcggcggcggcggcggccgtgcgcgCCGCGGCGGTGACGGTGCTGTCAGTGGCGGTGCTGTGCGGCGCGGGCCTCCGGCGGTCGCAGGCGATCGGCGTGAACTGGGGCACGCAGCTGAGCCACCCGCTGCCGGCGAGCACGGTGGTGCGGCTGCTGCAGGACAACGGCTTCGACAAGGTGAAGCTGTTCGACGCCGAGCACGCCATCCTCGGCGCGCTCAAGGGCTCGGGCATCCAGGTCATGGTCGGCATCCCCAACGACATGctcgccgacctcgccgccggcggcaaggccgccgaggaCTGGGTCGCCAAGAACGTCTCCGGCCACGTCCGCGACGGCGTCGACATCAG GTACGTGGCCGTCGGTAACGAGCCGTTCCTGGAGACGTTCAACGGGACGTACCTGAACACGACGTTCCCGGCGATGCAGAACATCCAGGCGGCGCTGGTGAAGGCCGGCCTGGCTGACAAGGTGAAGGTGACGGTGCCGCTGAACGCCGACGTGTACCAGTCGCCGACGGGGAAGCCGTCGGACGGCGACTTCCGCGCCGACATCCACGGCCTGATGCTCGCCATCGTCCAGTTCCTGGCGTCCACCGGCGCGCCGTTCGTGGCCAACGTGTACCCGTTCATCAGCCTGTACGCGGACCCCAACTTCCCTCTCGACTACGCCTTCTTCCAGGGCTCCTCGTCGCCGGTGGTCGACGGCGGCGTCACCTACCAGAACACCTTCGACGCCAACCACGACACGCTGGTAGCGGCGCTCCGCCGGAACGGGTTCGGCAACGTGTCGGTGGTGGTCGGCGAGGTCGGGTGGCCGACGGACGGCGACGCCAACGCCAACCTCGACTACGCGCGGCGGTTCAACCAGGGGTTCCTCGCCCACATCGCCGGCGGCCAGGGCACGCCGCTGCGGCCGGGCCCCGTCGACGCCTACCTCTTCAGCCTCATCGACGAGGACCGCAAGAGCATCCAGCCGGGCAACTTCGAGCGCCACTGGGGCATCTTCAACTACGACGGCACGCCCAAGTACGCGCTcagcctcgccggcggcaacgGCTCGGCGACGCTCAAGCCGGCGAGGGGCGTCAGGTACCTGGAGAAGAGGTGGTGCGTGCTCAAGCCGTCGGCGGACCTCGCCGACCAGAAGGTCGGCGACAGCGTCAGCTACGCGTGCGGGCTCGCCGACTGCGCGGCGCTGGGGTACAAGACCTCCTGCGCCGGCCTCGACGCCAAGGGCAACGTCTCCTACGCCTTCAACAGCTACTACCAGACCATGGACCAGGACGACCGCGCCTGCGACTTCaggggcctcgccgccgccacctcggtcGACCCCTCGGTGGGGACGTGCCGCTTCATCGTCGAGATcgacgtcggcgccgccgcggctattAGCTCCGCCAGGGGCGTCGCCTCTGTGCTCGCCGCGCTCGTGCTCATGTCGTCCATGTTGCTCTGA